One window of Saimiri boliviensis isolate mSaiBol1 chromosome 4, mSaiBol1.pri, whole genome shotgun sequence genomic DNA carries:
- the GJE1 gene encoding LOW QUALITY PROTEIN: putative gap junction epsilon-1 protein (The sequence of the model RefSeq protein was modified relative to this genomic sequence to represent the inferred CDS: inserted 3 bases in 2 codons; deleted 1 base in 1 codon): MSLNDIRNFYEGCVKPPTVIGQFHIRFFGLIRMFFLGVLRFAVYGNEALHFSCNSNKREINLICYNQFRPISPQLFWALQLXIVLVPGGIFHLYAACKNINQEYILQKPIYTVIYILSXLLRISLEATAFWLQIHLFGFEVKSLYLCDARSLGKNMIIRCMVPEHFEKTIFLIAMYTFTTLTIVLSVAEILEIIFRRLYFLFRQ; the protein is encoded by the exons ATGTCTCTAAATGACATCAGAAACTTCTATGAAGGATGT GTTAAACCTCCAACTGTGATTGGTCAATTCCACATCCGTTTCTTTGGATTGATCCGAATGTTCTTCCTTGGGGTACTACGCTTTGCAGTTTATGGGAATGAGGCCTTACACTTTAGTTGCAAttcaaacaaaagagaaataaatctcaTCTGTTACAATCAGTTCAGGCCAATCTCCCCACAA TTGTTCTGGGCATTACAAC TGATTGTCTTGGTTCCTGGAGGTATTTTCCATCTTTATGCTGCATGTAAAAACATCAATCAAGAATACATTCTTCAAAAGCCTATCTACACTGTAATTTATATACTCTC TTTACTAAGAATTAGTCTAGAGGCAACAGCATTCTGGCTTCAGATTCATCTCTTTGGTTTCGAAGTAAAATCTCTTTACCTGTGTGATGCTAGATCTCTTGGGAAAAACATGATTATAAGATGCATGGTTCCAGAACACTTTGAA AAAACCATTTTTCTCATTGCAATGTACACATTTACAACACTTACAATAGTATTATCTGTTGCTGAGATTTTGGAGATCATATTTAGAAGATTATACTTTCTATTCAGACAATGA